The genomic region CATCAGACCTAGTTCCAGAATCAGACCCTGCCTATCAACTGAATCCTGAGGCTAGTTTATCTATCTTGGCTGGATTTGCCTATAACCGCAGAGTGATGTTGCAAGGGATGCATGGCACTGGAAAATCTACCCATATTGAACAAGTAGCGGCACGTCTCAATTGGCCTTGCTTAAGGATTAACCTCGATGGGCAAATTACCCGCATGGACCTCATCGGTAAAGACATGATTGCCATTGAAGATGGCAAACAAATCACCCGCTTTCAGGAAGGTTTAATTCCCTGGAGTCTGCAGCGCCCAATCGCACTGATCCTAGATGAATATGATGCTGGTCAGCCAGATGTCATGTTTGTAATTCAGCGCATGCTGGAACGTGAGGGACGACTTACTCTCCTCGATCAAAATAGAGTAATCAAACCCCATTCTGCCTTCCGAATATTTGCTACTAGCAATACCGTCGGTCTAGGTAATTGGAATGGTCTATACCAAGGTACCCAATTACTGAATCATGGACAAATGGATCGGTGGGATATCGTTGCTGCACTCGACTACCTAGAGCCAATTGAAGAACAAAAGATTTTGCTGGCAAAAGTTCCCGAGCTCTCTTCTGAACAATCAGGCCAAATGATTGCACTTGCCAATCTCACTAGAAAAGGATTTGAAGCAGGCGATCTATCCACACTCATGTCTACCAGAACCCTCATTACTTGGGGTGAAAATTGGCGCATTTTCAAAGATCTTCAGCTTGCATTTACCTTAGCATTTTTAAATAAATGTGAAACTGAAGAAAAAGCGTTGGTTGCAGAATACTTTCAACGCTGCTTCTCCAGTGAACTCTATTTAAAACAGTCGTCAACTTCATAAGCATTAGACGGGCCCTGTGCAAAGCCAAACTCACAACGATGTCGAGCAACAACAGCAATATGGCGCCATCATTAGATCCCTATCGGGGAATGTGACCGCCCAAATCAGGGACTGGCAGTTGTTTTACCGAGCCGAACCATATGGGAGCATAGCGCCTCACCTGCATTTAGATAGTTTAAAAACAGACTGGACTGAGCCAAGAGGAGTGCTTGATGGTATTGCTATGCGCTTACGATACTCTGACGTCAAGTTACATCAATCACTAAGCCCCGAGGGCATGGTGGAATCACTTGTATTTGAAGTATTAGAGCAAATCCGAGTGGAAAGTATTTGCCCGGATAGCTATAAGGGTAGTAAGCAAAATATGCAGACCCAATTTGTAGCTTGGATGCAGCAATTTATTGCAACTGGGGGAGTAGAAGGCAGTATTGGGCTCTTGTTAATCACCGTATTTTCAACAGTATGGATGAAGCTAAACAGCCATGAAATCCCACAACTCTTACAAGATATTGTGGAGGCTACTCGCGCCGGCATTGCAGATGGCATGGGAGGCTTGCTAGTTGAGCTTAAAAGACATCGAAATAAGCAATTAGCTTACGCAAAAATATCCAACGAGATAGTTAAGCTTGTTGCCCAGCTGATCGATGAAGAATATCGACATAATCCCAGTATTCGAACAAAACGAAAGCAGCACAGTAGCGCTTTTCTAAAAATTGAATGGGTGCCGCCGCAGAAAAGCAACCCTGCAATAAGTACGACATCTCCCGGTCAATCCCTCGTTGAAAAAAATCATTTCCTTAAGCAATCTCTCGGTAAATATCACGTCTTCAGCTCAGCTTACGATACCGAGATTGA from Polynucleobacter antarcticus harbors:
- a CDS encoding AAA family ATPase, which produces MVTLHSAFPECKGFADFSIPSFSNASDLVPESDPAYQLNPEASLSILAGFAYNRRVMLQGMHGTGKSTHIEQVAARLNWPCLRINLDGQITRMDLIGKDMIAIEDGKQITRFQEGLIPWSLQRPIALILDEYDAGQPDVMFVIQRMLEREGRLTLLDQNRVIKPHSAFRIFATSNTVGLGNWNGLYQGTQLLNHGQMDRWDIVAALDYLEPIEEQKILLAKVPELSSEQSGQMIALANLTRKGFEAGDLSTLMSTRTLITWGENWRIFKDLQLAFTLAFLNKCETEEKALVAEYFQRCFSSELYLKQSSTS